A segment of the Candidatus Andeanibacterium colombiense genome:
CGATCGGCGCCGGAGAGGGTTCGCCGACTCCGGCCGCGTGGCTCAGCACGATATTGCGCTGAAGCGCCGCGAGATCGCGGTCCTCGATCCGGACCGTCGCCAGCTTGCCGAAGCCGGTGTTGACACCATAGACCGGCTCGCCTTTGGCAAGGATCCGTTCGATCGCCTCGGCCGCGCGAACAACCGCCGCGTCGCAGACCGGCGACAGCGACATGGCGGCCCCGCGATAGATTGCACGCCATTGCGCGAGCACGATCCGGCCGGGTTCAAGTTCGATCACGCTCATCGGCCCGCCCTCACGCGTGCATGGAGTGGGTTGAAGCCCATCCGGTAGATCAGCTCCGCCGGCTGTTCGACGTCCCAGATCGCCAGGTCGCAGGCCTTGCCAGACTCGAGCGTTCCGGTTTCGCCCTGCAGGCCCAGTGCGTGGGCGGCGTGTTTGGTGACCCCTGCAAGGCATTCATCAACAGTCAGTCGGAACAAGGTCGCCCCCATATTCATCGCCAGCAGCATCGAGGTGAGCGGCGAGGTGCCCGGATTGCAGTCGGTGGCGAGCGCGATCGGTACGCCCCCCTTGCGGAGCGCCTCGATCGGTGGCCGCCGGTCTTCGCGCGTGGCATAGAACGCGCCCGGCAGGAGGGTCGCGACAGTGCCGGCAGAGGCCATCTCTGCCACGCCGTTGTCGTCGAGATATTCCAGATGGTCCGCCGAAAGCGCGCCGAACCGGGCGGCCAGCGCGGCACCGTGCAGGTTCGAGAGCTGCTCTGCATGGAGCTTCACCGGGAGGCCGTGTGCCTGCGCGGCGGCGAATACCCGGCGGATCTGCCCGGGCGAGAAGCCGATCGTTTCGCAGAAGCCGTCGCAGGCATCGGCCAGGCCTTCTTCGGCCATCGCCGGGATCATCACCTCGGCGACCAGGTCGATATATTTGTCCGGATCGCCAGCGAATTCAGGGGGCAACGCGTGCGCGCCGAGAAAGCTTGTCCGCACGCGGATGTCGCGCTCCTGCCCGAGCCTACGGGCGGCCCGCAGCATGCGGGCTTCGACCTCCAGAGTCAGGCCGTAGCCCGACTTGATCTCGATCGTGGTCACGCCTTCGCCGATCAAGGCGTCGAGCCGTGGCAGCGCTTGCGCAACGAGATCATCCTCGCTGGCGGCGCGGGTCGCGCGCATGGTCGAGACGATGCCGCCGCCGGCGCGCGCGATCTCCTCATAGCTCGCCCCAGCAAGGCGCTGTTCGAACTCACGCGCGCGGTCGCCGCCATGGATGAGATGGGTGTGGCAATCGATCAGGCCAGGGGTGATCCAGCGCCCGTCGCAGCGGATCGTCTCGGCCGCCTCGAGGGGCGGCGCGTTGCGGGCAGGGCCAGCATAGACGATTGCACCGTCCGTTGCCGCGATCACGCCGCCTTCCACGCGGCCTGGCCCATCGTCCGCCATGGTCAGCAGCCTCGCGTCCTTCCAGATTCTGTCGCAGCGCATCGTTCGGCGAATCTCCAGCTCGCGTCGGTGAGATCGTGATTGCACCGTGTGGCGATAATGTATAGACAATAATTGTGAACAAAGCCAAGGAGCGAAAATCCGCCTTGATGGACGCCGATCTGCACTTCGGTCAGGCGCTGCTGCCCGATGGATGGGCCCGCGATGTCCGGGTCCAGGTGACGGCAGGCCGCATCGCTGCGGTCGAGCGGGGCGCATCGCCGCAACCGACCGACGAACGCCAGGGCTACGGGCTGCCCGGCATGCCGAATCTGCACAGTCACGCATTCCAGCGCGGAATGGCCGGCCTCGCGGAGCGGCGGGGTAACGGTCCGGACAGTTTCTGGACCTGGCGTGAGACAATGTACCGCTTCGTCGAGCGGATGACACCGGCCGATGTGCACGCGCTCGCCGCGCTCGCCTATATCGAGATGCTCGAGGGCGGCTTCACTCGGGTGGGGGAATTCCATTACCTCCATCACGACATCGACGGCGGGCCCTATGTGGATCGCGCGGAAATGGCCGGGGCGATCGCACAGGCAGCGCTCGACAGCGGGATCGGGCTTACGCTGCTGCCGGTGTTCTACGCCCACTCCGGGTTTGGCGGCCTGCCCCCTGGCGACGGGCAGCGCCGCTTCGTAAATACCATCGAGGGATTTGCCCGGCTGCTCGAAGCATCGCGTCACGCAGTCCGCGGCCTGCCGGATGCGGTGGTCGGCATCGCGGCTCACAGCCTGCGCGCGGTGACCCCACCGGAACTGGCCCGCCTCGCCGCGCTGGGCGGTAGCGCGCCGCTGCATATCCATGTCGCCGAACAGCTTCGCGAAGTGGACGATTGCCTTGCGTGGAGCGGGCAGAGGCCAGTCGAGTGGCTGCTGAACCATGTCGATCTGGCAGGCAATTGGTGCCTCGTGCATGCGACCCACATCATCGAGACCGAAGTTGCGGCCCTGGCACGCAGCGGCGCGATCGCCGGGCTTTGCCCGATCACCGAAGCCAATCTCGGTGATGGCATCTTTCCAGGGCAAATGTTCGTCAGCGCCGGAGGAGCCTTTGGGATCGGCAGCGATTCCAACGTGCTGATCGATGCGAGCGAGGAATTGCGGTTGCTCGAATACGGCCAGCGCCTTGCTTCGCGCAGCCGCAACGTCATGGGCGATCCGGGCAGCCCGTCGGTCGGCGCGGCGCTATACCGGAATGCGTGCTCGGGCGGAGCCGCCGCACTGGGCGCGGCAACGGGCATTGCGCCGGGCCTGCCCGCCGACCTCGTCAGCCTCGATCCGACCCACCCGTCGCTGACAGGACGCGGCGGTGACGCGCTGCTCGACGGCTATGCGTTCGCCGCCGGTCGGCACGCGCTCGATTGCGTGTGGCGCAATGGGGTGAAGCTGGTTACCAACGGTCGCCACCGCGAACGCGACCGGATCCGGGAGCGCTATCGCACGGTGCTGGAGAAACTCATCGCATGAAGCCCGTGCTTCATGAAAACATCCGTTCGGATTTCGAAGCCCGCATTTTGTCGGGCGAACTCGCGCCTGGCGAACGCCTGCCGACCGAACAGGATTTGATCAAGCATTACGGTTGTTCGCGCATGACGGTGAACAAGGCGCTGTCGGCGCTCGCGACCGCGGGCCTGATCGATCGGCGCAAGCGGGCGGGCACTTTCGTCTCGCGGCCGCGGGTGCATTCGATGGCGCTCGACGTACCCGATCTCCCCGCACAGATCCGCGAGCGTGGCGAGGACTATCGCTACGCGCTCGACGCGCGCCGGCTGCGCGCGCCCGTGGCAGGCAACGCGATGGAGACATGGCTGGCGGGCAAGAGCCGCGAACTGCTCGAACTGGACGGCGTCCACCTCGCGGACGGGGTGGCGATCGCGTTCGAGCATCGCCTGATCGGCACCGCTACTGTGCCGGCAATCGTGGAGGCACACTTCGATACCGAGCCCCCGGGCACCTGGCTGCTGCGCCACGTGCCCTGGACCGAGGCCGAGACCCGCATATCCGCCGCCGGCGCGGGGGTGGCGGAGGCCGCGTTGCTGGGTGTCGCGGCGGGCGAAGCTTGCCTGTGCATCGAACGGCGGACATGGCGGGCCGACGAGCCGATCACCTATGTCCGCCAGCTGTTCCTCGCCCATTCCTACGATCTGATCGCGCGTTTCGGCCCGGCCGGGGAAAATCGTTCGAACTGGCCCGGAAGCTGAGTTTCCCCGCCGCTCCTACCCGAAATTCCGCTCAAACCACTCCTCTCGCTGCATTGCACAAGTACGGCGATGTGGAATGATGGCGGGGAACGGAGGGAAGCAGCGATGAAACCCATTTTTCTTACGTGCGTGTCCATGCTTTCGATCGCGTTCGGGGCGGGCGCCGCCCTTGCCGACACGCCCGAGGCAGCCGGTTCTGCGGACTCCGATGACATTGTCGTGACCGCGCAGAAGCGTTCCGAGCCGCTGTCGAAGGTGCCGGTCCAGATCACGGTCCTAAC
Coding sequences within it:
- the hutI gene encoding imidazolonepropionase, whose product is MRCDRIWKDARLLTMADDGPGRVEGGVIAATDGAIVYAGPARNAPPLEAAETIRCDGRWITPGLIDCHTHLIHGGDRAREFEQRLAGASYEEIARAGGGIVSTMRATRAASEDDLVAQALPRLDALIGEGVTTIEIKSGYGLTLEVEARMLRAARRLGQERDIRVRTSFLGAHALPPEFAGDPDKYIDLVAEVMIPAMAEEGLADACDGFCETIGFSPGQIRRVFAAAQAHGLPVKLHAEQLSNLHGAALAARFGALSADHLEYLDDNGVAEMASAGTVATLLPGAFYATREDRRPPIEALRKGGVPIALATDCNPGTSPLTSMLLAMNMGATLFRLTVDECLAGVTKHAAHALGLQGETGTLESGKACDLAIWDVEQPAELIYRMGFNPLHARVRAGR
- a CDS encoding formimidoylglutamate deiminase, which produces MDADLHFGQALLPDGWARDVRVQVTAGRIAAVERGASPQPTDERQGYGLPGMPNLHSHAFQRGMAGLAERRGNGPDSFWTWRETMYRFVERMTPADVHALAALAYIEMLEGGFTRVGEFHYLHHDIDGGPYVDRAEMAGAIAQAALDSGIGLTLLPVFYAHSGFGGLPPGDGQRRFVNTIEGFARLLEASRHAVRGLPDAVVGIAAHSLRAVTPPELARLAALGGSAPLHIHVAEQLREVDDCLAWSGQRPVEWLLNHVDLAGNWCLVHATHIIETEVAALARSGAIAGLCPITEANLGDGIFPGQMFVSAGGAFGIGSDSNVLIDASEELRLLEYGQRLASRSRNVMGDPGSPSVGAALYRNACSGGAAALGAATGIAPGLPADLVSLDPTHPSLTGRGGDALLDGYAFAAGRHALDCVWRNGVKLVTNGRHRERDRIRERYRTVLEKLIA
- a CDS encoding UTRA domain-containing protein is translated as MKPVLHENIRSDFEARILSGELAPGERLPTEQDLIKHYGCSRMTVNKALSALATAGLIDRRKRAGTFVSRPRVHSMALDVPDLPAQIRERGEDYRYALDARRLRAPVAGNAMETWLAGKSRELLELDGVHLADGVAIAFEHRLIGTATVPAIVEAHFDTEPPGTWLLRHVPWTEAETRISAAGAGVAEAALLGVAAGEACLCIERRTWRADEPITYVRQLFLAHSYDLIARFGPAGENRSNWPGS